In one Leptospiraceae bacterium genomic region, the following are encoded:
- a CDS encoding response regulator gives MKSSILIVDDSPKNIQVLGNILRDKGYNIYVATSGAQALELVKTETPDLILLDVQMPEMDGYEVCKRLKESGHTTKIPVIFLTANVETDDIVKGFEIGAADYITKPFQSLELLVRVKTQIENKKLKENLEEIVGERTTQLRNALRIIEISQHDLIDRLGRAAEFKDNETGMHVKRMSHYCVILGRAAKLDETKLEMLLSASMMHDVGKIGIADNILLKPGKLTPEEFEVMKTHTTLGAELLSESKSELLKMAESIALSHHEKWNGKGYPNGLSGENIPIEVRIVSIADVFDALTSERPYKKGWSVEDAINFIQKEKGQHFDPILADLFLEQLPAILEIKQKFLG, from the coding sequence ATGAAATCATCCATTCTAATTGTAGATGATTCTCCCAAGAACATTCAAGTATTGGGAAATATTCTGCGCGATAAAGGATACAATATCTATGTTGCAACCTCTGGCGCACAAGCACTGGAATTAGTAAAAACAGAAACTCCGGATTTAATTTTATTAGATGTTCAAATGCCCGAAATGGATGGCTATGAAGTATGTAAAAGGCTTAAAGAGTCTGGGCATACAACTAAAATTCCAGTTATATTTTTAACAGCGAATGTAGAGACGGATGACATCGTGAAAGGATTTGAAATAGGTGCAGCGGATTATATTACTAAGCCGTTTCAATCTTTAGAATTATTAGTAAGAGTAAAAACTCAAATAGAAAATAAAAAGCTGAAAGAAAATCTAGAAGAGATAGTTGGAGAAAGAACGACTCAACTTAGAAATGCTCTGAGGATAATTGAAATATCCCAACATGATTTGATTGATCGATTAGGAAGAGCCGCAGAATTCAAAGACAACGAAACAGGAATGCATGTAAAAAGAATGAGCCATTATTGTGTTATCCTTGGCAGAGCCGCAAAATTGGATGAGACAAAATTGGAAATGTTATTAAGTGCAAGCATGATGCACGATGTAGGAAAAATTGGAATTGCTGATAATATTTTATTAAAACCAGGAAAATTAACTCCCGAAGAATTTGAAGTAATGAAAACTCATACAACGTTAGGCGCAGAGCTATTATCAGAAAGCAAATCTGAATTGCTAAAAATGGCTGAGAGCATCGCACTATCACACCATGAAAAATGGAATGGCAAAGGATATCCAAATGGTTTGAGTGGAGAAAATATTCCCATAGAAGTTAGAATTGTTTCTATCGCAGATGTTTTTGACGCTCTCACTTCGGAAAGACCATACAAAAAGGGATGGTCTGTGGAAGATGCAATCAACTTCATTCAAAAAGAAAAAGGACAGCACTTTGATCCAATTCTAGCAGACCTCTTTCTAGAACAACTCCCTGCCATTCTGGAAATAAAACAAAAGTTTCTAGGATAA